A window of Marinobacter salarius contains these coding sequences:
- the rnhB gene encoding ribonuclease HII, with amino-acid sequence MSKRPLPPFECQYRGRLLAGVDEVGRGPLVGAVVTAAVILDPERPIPGLADSKKLTDKRREVLYEQIIEHAASWSLGRCEAGEIDRLNIFQATMVAMERAVAGLHVAPEYVLVDGNRCPGWRWASEPVVKGDSRVEAISAASIIAKVTRDREMVVLHEEFPEYGFASHKGYPTPVHLEALGRLGATAHHRRSFRPVQDAIDAVGLYSRAEDQELQYPADLFENID; translated from the coding sequence ATGAGCAAGCGCCCTTTACCGCCGTTTGAGTGCCAATACAGGGGGCGGCTATTAGCCGGTGTGGATGAGGTGGGACGAGGGCCGCTGGTGGGGGCTGTCGTCACTGCTGCCGTTATTTTGGATCCGGAAAGGCCAATACCGGGCCTGGCGGATTCGAAGAAGCTGACGGACAAGCGCCGTGAGGTTCTTTACGAACAGATCATCGAGCACGCAGCCTCCTGGAGCCTGGGGCGCTGTGAAGCCGGTGAGATCGACAGGCTGAACATATTCCAGGCAACTATGGTGGCTATGGAGCGTGCCGTGGCGGGCCTGCATGTCGCTCCGGAATATGTGCTGGTGGACGGTAACCGCTGTCCCGGATGGCGCTGGGCCTCGGAGCCAGTGGTGAAGGGCGACAGCCGGGTGGAAGCCATCAGTGCTGCGTCCATTATCGCCAAAGTAACTCGGGACAGGGAGATGGTCGTGCTCCATGAAGAATTCCCTGAGTACGGCTTTGCCAGCCACAAGGGCTATCCCACCCCGGTACACCTCGAAGCGCTCGGTAGATTGGGCGCAACCGCCCACCATCGTCGCTCATTTCGCCCGGTTCAGGACGCGATTGATGCCGTGGGCTTGTACAGCCGTGCCGAGGATCAGGAACTGCAATATCCCGCCGATTTGTTTGAAAATATCGATTGA
- the lpxB gene encoding lipid-A-disaccharide synthase: MDHHESSVVVSTRKVTFAIVAGEASGDILGAGLIRSLRLRYPNARFVGIGGDEMIAEGFHSLVPMERLSVMGLVEVLGRIRELFDIRARLMNYLLATPPDVVIGIDSPDFTLGIERRCRDAGIPTAHYVSPSVWAWRQKRIFTIAKSVNLMLTLFPFEARFYEEHSVPVAFVGHPLADRIPMMPDTAGARQSLGLLQDAPVLAILPGSRGGEVERLGTLFLEAARWIQGRRPDLQLVIPCVNREREKQVRALVEALDVKLAVTIVRGRSREVMASSDVVLLASGTATLEAMLLKKPMVVGYRLSRVSYALVSRLVKVPYVALPNLLAKEQLVPELLQDNASPESLGEAVLERLENESERARLTAAFSQLHEQLRQGADEQSAAAVSALIEEGGAL, encoded by the coding sequence ATGGACCATCACGAAAGCTCTGTTGTTGTCAGCACCCGCAAAGTGACTTTTGCCATCGTGGCCGGAGAGGCGTCAGGGGATATCCTTGGCGCTGGTCTGATCCGTTCCCTGCGCCTCAGGTATCCGAACGCGCGGTTTGTCGGTATTGGTGGCGATGAAATGATCGCGGAAGGCTTCCACTCTCTCGTTCCTATGGAACGGCTATCGGTGATGGGGCTCGTCGAGGTGCTCGGGCGAATACGGGAGCTGTTCGATATTCGCGCGCGGCTGATGAACTACCTGCTGGCGACACCGCCGGACGTCGTCATTGGTATCGACTCCCCGGACTTTACCCTGGGCATTGAGCGCAGGTGTCGTGATGCCGGTATTCCGACCGCCCATTATGTCAGCCCGTCCGTCTGGGCATGGCGGCAGAAGCGGATCTTCACGATCGCCAAATCCGTCAACCTTATGCTTACCCTGTTCCCGTTTGAGGCCCGTTTCTACGAAGAGCACAGCGTGCCCGTGGCCTTTGTAGGGCACCCCTTGGCGGACCGCATTCCAATGATGCCTGACACAGCCGGTGCCCGTCAGTCCCTGGGGCTTCTGCAAGATGCGCCGGTGCTGGCCATTCTTCCGGGGAGCCGGGGCGGAGAAGTGGAGCGCCTGGGAACTCTTTTTCTGGAAGCCGCCCGTTGGATCCAGGGCAGGCGTCCAGATCTGCAACTGGTGATTCCGTGCGTAAACCGGGAGCGGGAAAAGCAGGTTCGGGCACTGGTGGAAGCTCTGGACGTGAAACTGGCGGTGACCATTGTGCGGGGCCGTTCCCGAGAAGTGATGGCATCGTCCGACGTGGTATTGCTGGCGTCCGGAACCGCCACTCTGGAAGCCATGTTGCTGAAGAAGCCCATGGTGGTGGGTTACCGGTTGAGTCGTGTCAGCTATGCATTGGTCTCAAGGCTGGTCAAGGTGCCTTATGTGGCCTTGCCAAACCTGCTGGCCAAGGAGCAACTGGTTCCGGAGCTATTGCAGGATAATGCTTCGCCCGAGTCTCTCGGAGAAGCCGTGCTTGAGCGTCTTGAAAATGAATCCGAACGCGCCCGTCTGACAGCCGCTTTTTCACAATTGCACGAACAGCTGCGACAGGGGGCCGACGAGCAGTCTGCTGCAGCCGTTTCTGCATTAATAGAAGAAGGCGGGGCACTATGA
- the lpxA gene encoding acyl-ACP--UDP-N-acetylglucosamine O-acyltransferase: MATKEWSGVHPQAIVDSSAKLADDVTVGPWSYIGPDVEIGEGTEIMSHVVIKGPTKVGRNNRIFQFSSVGEECQDKKYAGEPTTLVIGDDNIIRENCTVHRGTVQDRGETRIGNGNLLMAYVHVAHDCVIGNNTILANCATLAGHVSVGDFAILGGGTMVHQFCHIGTHSMSAGGSIVLKDIPAYIMASGQSAQPFGMNVEGLRRRGFSKDVLLALRRAYKVIYRQGLTTEQAVEELEKAYSDISEVKPLIDSLRGADRGIIR; this comes from the coding sequence ATGGCGACAAAAGAATGGTCGGGAGTCCATCCTCAGGCGATTGTGGACTCTTCTGCCAAGCTTGCAGACGACGTTACGGTTGGCCCATGGAGTTACATTGGCCCGGACGTGGAGATCGGTGAAGGCACCGAGATTATGTCTCACGTTGTGATCAAAGGCCCCACGAAAGTTGGCCGTAACAACCGCATATTCCAGTTTTCCAGCGTTGGTGAGGAGTGCCAGGACAAGAAATACGCAGGTGAGCCGACCACTCTGGTCATCGGTGATGACAATATCATCCGTGAGAACTGCACCGTTCATCGAGGTACGGTTCAGGATCGCGGAGAAACCCGTATCGGCAATGGCAACCTGCTGATGGCCTACGTTCATGTGGCGCATGACTGTGTCATTGGTAACAATACGATCCTTGCCAACTGCGCTACGCTGGCAGGCCATGTGTCCGTGGGCGATTTTGCCATCCTGGGCGGTGGCACCATGGTTCATCAATTCTGTCATATAGGAACCCACAGCATGAGCGCTGGTGGCAGCATTGTGCTGAAAGACATCCCTGCGTATATCATGGCAAGCGGGCAATCCGCGCAGCCGTTTGGTATGAATGTAGAAGGTTTGCGCCGCCGTGGTTTCAGCAAGGACGTGTTGCTGGCTCTCCGCCGGGCTTACAAGGTTATCTATCGCCAGGGGCTGACCACGGAGCAAGCCGTTGAAGAGCTGGAAAAGGCCTATTCCGATATTTCTGAAGTAAAACCCCTGATCGATTCCCTTCGTGGCGCTGACCGCGGCATCATCCGCTAA
- the fabZ gene encoding 3-hydroxyacyl-ACP dehydratase FabZ, with amino-acid sequence MMYIDEIMEYLPHRYPFLLVDRVTEVEKGQFIKGYKNISLNEPFFTGHFPNNPIMPGVLIIEAMAQLSGILGFVTVGRKPSDGVVQYLAGSSKARFKRPVVPGDRLYMESQVISGKRGIYKFECRALVDDEVVCVAEILTAEREV; translated from the coding sequence ATGATGTACATTGATGAAATCATGGAATACCTACCCCATCGCTACCCGTTTTTGCTGGTTGATCGGGTAACCGAGGTAGAAAAGGGACAATTCATCAAGGGGTATAAGAACATTTCCCTTAATGAGCCGTTCTTCACGGGGCATTTCCCCAACAATCCGATCATGCCAGGCGTTCTGATTATTGAGGCTATGGCGCAGCTATCAGGTATTCTCGGCTTTGTGACGGTTGGCCGGAAACCCTCAGACGGCGTGGTACAATACCTTGCTGGTTCCAGCAAAGCGCGTTTCAAGCGCCCCGTGGTGCCGGGGGACAGACTGTACATGGAGTCACAGGTTATTTCCGGAAAGCGTGGAATCTATAAATTCGAGTGCCGCGCACTGGTTGATGATGAAGTCGTCTGTGTGGCAGAAATATTGACCGCTGAGAGAGAAGTTTGA
- the lpxD gene encoding UDP-3-O-(3-hydroxymyristoyl)glucosamine N-acyltransferase, which yields MTKRSYRLGDIASELGAELKGNPDTEINGLATLQAASPGQIAFLANPSYGRYLAETSASAVIISPSIADQCPTNALLLDNPYLGYARLSHWFDPAPVATPGIHPSAVVASSAFVSDTACIGPQAVVEAGAFVGENVVVGAGCVIGARCQISEQSILRPRVTLAHDIVVGKRCHILSGAVIGSDGFGFANEKGAWHRIAQLGRVILGDDVEVGANTTIDRGALDDTVIGDGVKLDNLIQIAHNVSIGDHSAMAAMVGIAGSTRIGSHCVFGGASGVAGHLNIADQVHLTGMTLVTGDIREPGVYSSGTSADSNRQWRKNAVRFRQLDALARRLKELEKKMEG from the coding sequence ATGACAAAGCGTTCGTACCGGCTGGGCGACATTGCTTCTGAGCTTGGCGCGGAGCTCAAGGGCAATCCCGATACGGAAATCAACGGGCTTGCGACGCTTCAGGCGGCCTCTCCGGGCCAGATAGCCTTCCTGGCCAATCCGTCGTACGGACGCTACTTGGCGGAGACCAGCGCTTCAGCGGTTATAATCTCGCCGTCGATTGCGGACCAGTGTCCTACCAATGCCTTATTACTGGATAACCCCTACCTCGGCTATGCTCGCCTGAGCCATTGGTTTGATCCTGCGCCGGTTGCGACGCCAGGTATTCACCCGTCGGCTGTCGTGGCGTCCTCTGCATTCGTGTCTGATACGGCTTGCATAGGGCCGCAGGCTGTTGTTGAAGCCGGGGCCTTCGTAGGCGAAAACGTCGTCGTGGGCGCTGGCTGTGTTATCGGCGCCCGGTGCCAGATTAGCGAACAGTCTATACTGCGTCCACGGGTAACCCTCGCCCACGATATCGTTGTGGGTAAGCGTTGCCATATCCTCAGTGGTGCGGTCATTGGTTCCGACGGTTTCGGGTTTGCCAATGAAAAGGGCGCTTGGCATCGCATAGCCCAGCTTGGCCGGGTCATTCTGGGGGATGATGTTGAAGTGGGTGCAAACACCACTATTGATCGGGGAGCGCTCGACGACACGGTCATTGGTGATGGGGTGAAACTTGATAACCTGATTCAGATTGCGCACAACGTCAGTATCGGCGACCACAGCGCCATGGCAGCAATGGTTGGTATTGCCGGCAGCACCCGTATCGGAAGCCACTGTGTCTTTGGGGGTGCGTCAGGCGTGGCGGGGCATCTGAATATTGCGGATCAGGTACACTTGACCGGCATGACTCTGGTGACGGGTGACATTCGGGAGCCGGGCGTGTATTCGTCGGGAACCAGCGCCGATAGCAATCGGCAATGGCGTAAAAATGCCGTGCGTTTTCGTCAGCTTGATGCCTTGGCGCGTCGGCTTAAAGAACTGGAAAAGAAAATGGAAGGCTGA
- a CDS encoding OmpH family outer membrane protein, with product MFRFSVAAVLAALLVALPAAAETRIGVVDLRQALFSSSDARAFSETLQKDFAGEEAKVREAQDAARKLKERLEKDGAMMNDAERQQMAAEFQEKVKEFNFLKQRLDSTVANRKQQFLEEARPEVDAAVKELLEENNLDMILPSEAVVYVKPEMNLTEELLEKLDR from the coding sequence ATGTTCCGATTTTCCGTTGCAGCGGTCCTGGCAGCGCTACTGGTCGCATTACCTGCTGCAGCCGAAACCAGGATAGGCGTGGTTGATCTTCGTCAGGCCTTGTTCTCGTCCAGCGATGCGCGGGCGTTCAGCGAGACACTGCAGAAGGATTTTGCGGGCGAGGAAGCCAAGGTGCGTGAAGCCCAGGATGCCGCCCGCAAGCTCAAGGAGCGTCTTGAGAAAGATGGTGCCATGATGAATGACGCCGAGCGCCAACAGATGGCGGCTGAGTTTCAGGAGAAGGTAAAGGAATTCAATTTCCTTAAGCAGCGCCTGGACTCCACGGTGGCCAATCGCAAGCAACAGTTCCTCGAAGAAGCCCGTCCAGAGGTAGACGCGGCGGTTAAGGAGCTTCTGGAAGAGAACAACCTCGACATGATCCTGCCCAGTGAGGCGGTAGTGTATGTCAAGCCGGAAATGAATCTGACAGAAGAGTTGCTAGAGAAACTGGACCGCTGA
- the bamA gene encoding outer membrane protein assembly factor BamA has protein sequence MRRSLLGIAVGLVVATSIIKPALADEFTVSDIEVEGLQRVSAGTVFSAFPVSIGEPVDEVELSDAIKDLFRTGLFTDIKASRDGGVLILTVQERPSITSIEIEGNKNIETPMLMDALSGAGLQEGQVFRRATLERLELEILRSYISQGRYNARVKATAEDLPRNRVAIKLDINEGTVAAIQHLNIVGNDAFDDETLLDLFELQTTSWWNSITSADKYARERLSGDLESLRSFYLDRGYIDFTVESSQVSISPDKKQVFIAISLNEGPQYTVSDVNLRGELIVPEEELRELIPIEEGDVFSRSRMTAISEALSRRLGREGYAFANVNAVPEPADDNTASVTFFVEPGKRAYVRRINFDGNVSTRDDVLRQEMTQMEGGVASTDRIEFSKTKLERLGFFETVDVETVPVPGTDDLVDVNYSVAEQATGSLSASVGFSQASGVILGANVSENNFFGSGKRVSFGVNVSDSIKSANFSYQDPYYTVDGVSRGFSVFARETDFEEQDISSYLLDEYGGRLTFGYPTDNITRLNFGLGYTLSKVKEGAFTSDEVRTFIDEEGNDFNNYFLFGSWRRSTLNRGVLPSDGYSVSLSADVAVPGSDLTFYKLNQKTEFYQPLNDNQTWVFRARSEIGYGDGYNGRSVMPFYEHFYAGGYGSVRGYEANSLGPLATNAPNDFSDPDPFGGSLLTEGSLELIFPTPFAGDTRSMRTAFFVDAGQVFDADRNFDPALDEIRLSAGVGFQWITAVGPLAFSLAKPLNDKSGDDTQVFQFSLGQTF, from the coding sequence ATGAGACGTTCTCTTCTGGGTATAGCTGTAGGCTTGGTAGTCGCCACCTCAATCATAAAACCGGCACTGGCTGATGAATTCACCGTATCCGATATCGAGGTAGAAGGCCTTCAGCGGGTATCCGCAGGGACGGTATTTTCCGCATTTCCCGTTTCGATCGGGGAACCGGTCGATGAGGTGGAGTTGTCCGACGCCATCAAAGATCTGTTCCGTACCGGCCTGTTTACCGATATCAAGGCCAGCCGTGATGGTGGTGTGCTGATCCTTACGGTCCAGGAACGGCCTTCGATCACGTCCATAGAGATTGAGGGCAACAAGAACATCGAAACCCCCATGCTAATGGATGCGCTATCCGGAGCCGGGCTCCAGGAAGGGCAGGTATTTCGCCGGGCAACCCTGGAGCGGCTGGAGCTTGAGATTCTCCGGTCCTACATCAGCCAGGGTCGTTACAACGCGCGGGTGAAAGCCACCGCAGAGGATCTTCCCCGCAATCGCGTTGCCATCAAATTGGACATTAACGAAGGCACGGTTGCAGCTATCCAGCACCTCAATATTGTGGGTAATGACGCGTTTGACGACGAGACGCTGCTGGATCTGTTTGAGCTCCAGACCACCAGCTGGTGGAATTCCATCACCAGCGCCGACAAATATGCCCGGGAGCGCCTGAGCGGCGACCTGGAGTCACTGCGGTCCTTCTACCTTGACCGCGGCTACATCGACTTTACGGTTGAGTCCAGCCAGGTCTCGATTTCTCCCGACAAGAAACAGGTTTTTATTGCCATCTCGTTGAACGAGGGGCCTCAATACACGGTGTCAGACGTCAACCTGCGCGGCGAGCTGATCGTACCTGAGGAAGAGCTGCGGGAGCTCATTCCCATTGAAGAGGGCGACGTGTTCTCTCGTTCCCGGATGACGGCGATTTCGGAAGCGCTTTCCCGTCGTCTTGGCCGCGAAGGTTATGCGTTTGCAAACGTGAATGCGGTGCCGGAACCTGCCGATGACAATACAGCGTCAGTAACCTTCTTCGTGGAGCCTGGTAAGCGGGCGTATGTCCGGCGCATCAATTTTGATGGCAACGTCTCCACCCGGGACGATGTGTTGCGCCAGGAAATGACCCAGATGGAAGGTGGCGTCGCCTCCACCGACCGGATCGAATTCTCGAAAACAAAGCTGGAGCGACTTGGCTTCTTCGAAACCGTCGATGTGGAGACGGTTCCTGTGCCCGGTACCGATGATCTGGTGGACGTAAACTATTCGGTAGCGGAACAGGCAACAGGTAGCCTGTCGGCATCTGTCGGCTTCTCACAGGCCTCCGGGGTAATCCTTGGTGCCAACGTGTCCGAGAACAACTTCTTTGGCAGTGGCAAACGTGTGTCCTTTGGTGTGAATGTCAGCGACTCCATCAAAAGCGCCAATTTCTCCTACCAGGATCCTTACTACACCGTAGACGGCGTTAGTCGTGGTTTCAGTGTGTTTGCCCGTGAAACTGATTTTGAAGAGCAGGATATTTCATCCTATCTGCTGGATGAGTACGGTGGCCGGCTTACCTTCGGCTATCCCACGGACAACATTACCCGTCTCAATTTCGGGCTTGGGTATACCCTGTCCAAAGTGAAGGAAGGCGCGTTCACCTCAGATGAAGTCAGAACCTTCATTGATGAAGAGGGCAATGATTTCAACAATTACTTCCTGTTTGGCTCCTGGCGTCGCAGTACCCTCAACCGTGGCGTCTTGCCCAGCGACGGTTATAGCGTATCCTTGTCCGCCGACGTGGCTGTGCCCGGCAGTGATCTAACGTTCTATAAACTGAATCAAAAAACCGAGTTCTATCAACCGTTGAACGATAACCAGACATGGGTATTCAGGGCGCGTTCCGAGATTGGCTATGGCGACGGCTACAACGGTCGAAGCGTGATGCCGTTCTACGAGCACTTCTATGCCGGTGGCTATGGTTCGGTGCGCGGTTATGAGGCAAACTCTCTCGGCCCGCTTGCCACAAACGCGCCGAATGACTTCTCCGATCCGGATCCCTTTGGTGGCAGTTTGCTGACCGAGGGCAGCCTGGAACTGATTTTCCCCACGCCGTTTGCCGGGGATACCCGTTCCATGAGAACCGCGTTTTTCGTGGATGCGGGGCAGGTATTTGACGCCGACCGGAATTTTGACCCGGCCCTGGATGAAATTCGCCTGTCTGCCGGTGTAGGATTCCAGTGGATCACGGCGGTTGGGCCGTTGGCGTTCAGTCTTGCCAAACCCTTGAACGACAAGAGCGGTGATGACACCCAGGTGTTCCAGTTCTCCCTTGGCCAGACATTCTGA